The Clostridium beijerinckii genomic sequence TAATGGGCCACTTAAAATTATAAGCTCTGGATTAAATAACTTAATATAATTTGAAAGTCCTATTCCAAAATATAAAGCCGAATCTTTTATAATACCCATAGCCTCTTCATTTTCTCTTTCCCCAAGGTTACAAACATCTATATAATTAATATCATTTAAATTTTTCTTTAACAAAGATGATTCATTTTCTTTTATTTCATCTATAAATTTTTTTGTTATATTTGATATTGATACATAACTTTCTATACATCCATAATTTCCGCAGGAACACAATTCCCCGTCAGCATCAACAACCATATGTCCAAATGCATCTTCTACGTTGTTAATAGTTCGAATTAGAACTCCAGATGATATGATCCCCGTTCTTATTCCTACACCGCAGTTAATATATGCAATATTCTTTTTACCTTTTCCAATCCCAAAGTTATATTCACCTATAACAGCTGCATTTGCACCATTATCTATACATATCATTGTATCAAATTCTCTTTTTAATTCATCTTTTAATTGATCTGAATTAAATCCACCAACTATTCCTATTCCAATTCCAACAATTGATGCTTTTTGTATTTTTAATTTCATATAACATTCTTTTATAACATTAGGTATAATT encodes the following:
- a CDS encoding ROK family transcriptional regulator, which codes for MEAYKSFESLNDRCRYIFRIIQENGPIAKNELANVTKIKLTTLNRDLKILIDEKIIVESDIGKSTGGRKPSLYDVNHSEFYIIGIDISRIYTRIVITNLKLKIIEEKLLSHEYDMDTISEIIPNVIKECYMKLKIQKASIVGIGIGIVGGFNSDQLKDELKREFDTMICIDNGANAAVIGEYNFGIGKGKKNIAYINCGVGIRTGIISSGVLIRTINNVEDAFGHMVVDADGELCSCGNYGCIESYVSISNITKKFIDEIKENESSLLKKNLNDINYIDVCNLGERENEEAMGIIKDSALYFGIGLSNYIKLFNPELIILSGPLIQQSKLFYETTKEIALQKCHIKNNNIQFIRGGYFEDKSIAVGACAMVIQKIQNEKIRK